GTGTCTAAAAATTTATGATACAAGTGCAAATGTAAATAactatataaattattttttactaTATCAATTTTTAGTTACTTATGataatttataccatttaaatattttttttacaacAAAATACCAATATATATTTGAAcatcaaaaaataaatattaataagggaaaagaaagaaaaataaaagtgaaTTACTACTTATGAATatgtaattttcatttttttgtgaCAAGGAAttaattatgaaaataatatatatatgtatatgtataacATTAGTGTTATTCAACAACCCCTACTTTAGACACTCGATTTGAAGCTTACCTAGCTCTTGTCAAGACTAAAACTAAAATTAGAAATGCCAAAACTTCAATAAATATAacattaaatatatatatatatatttctttgCTTCTTAATAATTCTTGTTAATGTTCAAATATCTACTAATGTTTTCTTATTAAAAAAGTTTAACTAACATGAATTATCATAAAAACTACAACATTTatttagtaaaaataatttatacaaTTTCAATGATTACAGCTACATTTATGCCATCATTTTTTACACACTACAATATTCTTCTATGGAAACTTATTATAACATCATTTCTAAAAGATAAAAGTATCAAAGTATCGCGTAACTGAGCACATGAATGCCTTTTATGTTGATCCATGTGTTTGACCATTTGTCTGGAGGGGGCATTTTTGAGTTTTTGGATTATAGGAGGTAATCTGCCGCTCACCTCATTTTACAGGGGGCAACTTGTAATTATGCCTTCGGACGAGTTTTATACTTTTTTGTATTAATGGGTTTAaccccaaagaaaaaaaaaagtgactgGCCTTCACTGAGTGGACGATATATCACGTAAGTCTTGCAAACGATGTGCAACAATGAACGTTCAAGCCAATATTGGACCATTTATGCTCTTGCTTTAGATGACAAATTGTTatctaaaaaattaattttaatcttgaaccccccccccccctctctctctctcttactgtTATCCATTTCTCTTTCTCATCTACTTAATTTTCAACAGCAATTATCAGTTACTGTTCGGTGGAGAGAGTTTACCTGAAGTCCATGTCAGAGATCCTTGAGAACTTGAAATGATTGGAGCATTTGCAAGTCGAATGAATCTAACTTCATGCGTCAATTTCTGGTGCAGCCCAGAGAATTTGAGCGTATTTGGATCCACATTCACACTTACTCCTCGTGGTTGGACAATCTTAACTGTGTAAACCGAACCAACCTCGCCAACATTTGTCACTGTTCTTGTAAATCTCTGCACAGTTGCTTCAAAGACGATGGAAAAAGAAGGACAATTTAGTTGTGAATCCGGTATCCTTGATTCTGCTGAGCAGTTCACATGACGTTGTAGTAGCATGCCAACCTGTCTATTTGTGCAATTCAGGCCGCACAGGTAAGGTATGTAATCTTTAGGTTCAATATCGTAGACGAGACCTGGATTGTTGGCTCCTGATGGTTTCACATGGCCTGCACCAATGGCAAAGACATCAGCAGGGAGGAGGTTTTGTTGATCCGCAATTGGCTTCTTTTCGAGGTTGACAGAATCAGCAGTAGTAATGATTGCAGATTTAATTGCAGCGGGAGACCAATCAGGGTGTGCACTCTCCAGCAAGGCTGCCACACCACGGAGGTGTGGGCAAGACATTGAGGTGGCTGAAGCGAAATTGAAAGTGGATTTTGTGTTGGGGTTGTTTTCAACAGAGAGATGCCATGCTGCAAGAATACTCACCCCAGGGCCGACTATGTCTGGTTTCAAGATGCCTGGACTTTACACACTTGGGCCTCTAGACGAGAATGAAGCAACAGCTGGAGCTCGATCATCTCCGATTGCAGTTCCATTACAGAAGATTGCAGCCTTAGGGAAGTTTGTGGAGTTCATATAACCCATGATCTTAACTCCATCAACATAACTCACATGTGCAGCAGGAACCGCATGAACATCAGCTTCTGTGGTGTAACCCCGATGCACTGAGTTCATGATGATCATGGCTGCACCTCCAGCAGCCTTCACATATTTCCCCTTCTCAACTCCTGTTAGCCCACCTGCCTTACATAAGACTGTCTTTCCTTTGACATCAGTGTTGTTTAATGAATCAGGAACACAATAAGCAGCAAACAGATTGCTCTCATTATATCCGGGATAAAGAAGAGGAAACATTGTTGAGGCAAAATCCTTAGGTTGGAAAGCTGATTCCCCTTCTAGTTTCTCATTGTTTCCAAGCATTGCTGATGCCCAGATCTTCCTGTCCATGGTACTTGCACCGACAGTGAGAATCCAAGGGGCATCGTTACCTCAGGAGAAATTAAAAGGGCCTGCATTTCCATCTGAGCAactgacaaaaatacccttgtcCATCCTCAATAGCAGTGTCCATTGCCGCCAATATGTCACTGTCAGAGCAACCAAAGCTGCATACTTCATATATTGCCAAGTGTGCATGAGGCGCTACGCCTGCAGCAGTGCCATTAGCATTTCCGTAGACAATGGCACCTTTGACGAAGTTTCCAGCAGCTGTGCTTGCTCTATGGGTACCGTGGTCATATTCATCAGCTAATGTACCATTTTGATCATCTTGGACGAAGTGTTGTGCTCCAATGATTTTGTTGTTACACAAGGATGCAGGTTTGAGTTCACACTTCCCCTTCCACTTGGCAGGTGGAGGAGCGATTCCTTCATCACTTAAGGAAGGGTGGGCGGGTGTGATCCCGGTGTCCAAGATGCCAATGATCACTCGCACCGTTACCATAATTTGAGTCTTTCCAGAATCCCAAATTTTGTTGTAACCCCATAAAACTAGGAGGATGAGTCGTGTGTAGCTAGGGATAGTTTTCTCGTGGGCGCGCAGAAATAAAACCCAtctttttctccatttctttcaCTCCTTCAGGAGATAATCTCGCGGCAAATCCCTTCATTACATTGCGATAGGAATAAACCAAGCGAGACTTAAAATTTGAGTTTTCAGTTGTTGTTGGCAAAAATGAACGTTACCAGATTTCCAAGTCTTCTGACTCGGAAAAAAAGCTGACCATCCGGGGCCTCAACGTGAACGATGTAAGTTTCTAAGTTGCTTTTTTCAGGAACTTCCCCCGCAACAATAGCCAAAACACAGAAAATGAGCATGTAAACGAGAGAGGAAATGACCATTAGTGCCATTTCCAAAGCTTTTGAAGTCTTGAAATTCTTCGTTAACAAGCTAGAGATTATGTGCTTGAGCGGCTGAACAAGGCAAGCATGTGTATAGAGAAAAGTGGAGAGGGttaatttcctttcttttcgaGCAGTGGTATTTATTGCCATCTTGCAATTGATTATGCATACTTTCCCACGGGGTAAAGTCATTTGGAAGAATTATTTAGGGGTGGAATGGCTACTTTTACAATGAATAGTCTACCTGTCTACCAGCCAATGGGGCATCGCTCTTCCCATTGCAATCAGTTGATGTTAGTGTTGGCCTTGGAGACTAAGAAAAACATGTCCGAGGACTTGGGGAGTCTTCGTAAGTATGGACTAATTAGCTCACTACTACATTTCCAATTGCTGTCTTCTAAGCTCGTAAAATGTGGAATAAGGGAACTCTTTACCTTGGAGACTAAGAAAAACATGTCCACGGACTTGGAGTAAAGAGAGGATTGATGTAGAAGGTTTATTTATTCGTTCTTGGGTCCAACATAAGAATTGACTTCTTTTAGGAAAAAACGAAAACACAAATTGGAGTATATTGAATTGGACTAATTAGTTCTTGGGCGTATGATTGCATACGTTAATGTGCCAAAAGACTCTGCGCAATGTAAGAGTTTCAATGCCTCGTTTGCTTCAAAACTGCCAAAGTTACAGTGATGTTCTTGTATTTTTTGTTCAAATGTACTAACCTATCGATTTGCCCATGAAATTTCGAAAAGAAAAACCATCCTTCATCTTTCCCACATCAGACGTAAAATTGCAAGCCATCCTCGTATAACAATGTGATTAGTTAGCATTCATGCGATATTTCATTTATTGTCGCCATTTGCAGCCATTCTTGAACAGCTTGCCATCTGCTGTTGACGGTTTGATCAATAGAACCTGTAAGTGGCAAATCAATGTCTAGAAAGTTGCATACTAGTATTAgatgaaaaaaattttgtacCTTACTCGCAGTCCTCACTCCTCAGACCTTATCCGTGTTTCTGCAAAGCACTACAAATTAGTACGTGTAAAAATGTCCACCCTATCTACTTCAGAACTGGAAAAAGAGCACCAGCTTCAAAAGGCAGCAAAGACAAAGTCTTCAAACAAGATACCAGCAAAATTTGGGCAAGAAAGTTTCAATTGGAAATCTAGTGTCAAGACAGGTAAATCCTGATATACAATGATAAAATCACTAATGCTActgagaaattttgaaaaattattcgCCCAAATATGATCATTGGGAGGATTATTCTGAAAATACATAAACTCCAATTTTTGCCTCCCCTGGGAGATAGGACAAGGAAGTTAAGAGATTTATTGTAGCACTAAACAGCAAGTATGACCCtcaagccaagaaaagaaaaggacacCAAAATGAACGAACAGCTGCAACAGATGCCACAAAACGTATCAAAGGTGTTTCCTCTCAAACTGAGACTCGTGACAATGTGGGTCTAGCCAATCCCTAGAAGAACTCTTTGATGGGTTGACAGGCATTTTCCCACCCACAAGCTCTCTCAAATTGTCCACCTTATCTTCACGACCAGTTCCACCAAATCTCCCATCTGCCTCCTTTAGTTTCTGTTTAAACCTCTGTTTCCGACTAGAAGAATTCTGCTCCTGTTGTCTCGTATGTGATGGCGGAGCACCATGCGGTCCAAGGTATATATAATCGTCCTTTTTGGCCTGCACAAGTGCAATCAGCTTGTGATAATCCTATACTGTCTTGTTATGTGTGTGTGCATGCATGCACGTGCAGCATTTGAAAGATTTGCAGTTGTTAAATAAGAAGGTTCCTGCAAATGCTTGCTTATTCTGATTTGCTTCAGAAATATATTTGCTGCAGCTCACCTTTACCGAGACGTTAGGATCTGCTACTCCTGGAGAATCTGATTTCTTTTGGTCGGAATTGCTTATTCCCAAGCTTGGAATCACAAATCCATCAGTGTCTAGTCCAAGAAATAAGAAGTCAGTCTGTATTCTAAGACTTGTAAACAAAAGCTGATAAGCTTTTGAGACTGAGTGGGTTAATTAGACACCAAATCGGCAACATGCAGCAGATTTCATGACTTGCTGCTCAAAATGCTAAAAATAAGAATGAACTGTAGTACACCAAAAGCCTAGTCAAGCTTTATATTGGTTAGGTAACTTCACATCATTGTTCATGGCCACTCAGATCAGCATTTCACACAGACATCAGCATTCTTCAATCCAGAAAATGTGCAGTCAACAACCGCAAATTTGATATTCTATCTCTGGGTCACGAGATGGATATAACCATAATTGCACAGATAACGATCAAATGGCTTCTTCCTAATCATATCTCCTCCTCCTGTTCTCAAGCTCGGGCTACATTTGTTTCCTGAGCTGGTTAACCAAAGAAGAGGAGCAAAGATCTTTTGATGTGATGCATAATCTATATGCATCCTACATGTACTAGATATGATCCTCAAACAAGAGGATTACACAATAGAAAGATGAGCCCCCTTAGTTAATTTTGTTTCAACTCCAAATTTTAACCGAAATACGTACTTCCCTCGTGGATGAATTTCGACTCCAAATTTTAACCGAAATACATACTTCCCTCATGGATGAACTTACCATATCCTAAACCAAGAAAgtatgcaaggaaagaaaaatagtGCAAGAGGAAACACAGACTTAATTAAGGACGCAAATATCACCTTCTCCAACAAGAAATACATGGAATAGTAGATATTGAATAGCATCTGCATTGCAAATTCACATACGAAGAAAAATATTATTAACTCAACAAAACTATGAATTCACCATGAACTTTGCTCATTTGATTATGCTAGACAACATCCCACAACCTTGTTCAAAACTAAAAGCTGTTaggttttaaacaaaaaacaaaaaataaataaaagttagTGAATTAACCACCAGCCGGAGAGTAACAGCATTGACCGATAACCACATTATGCTGTAGCTGTCCCATAAATTCCAAACACTTTCTGTGGACGTTCCAACAACAGATTTAACGATACCCTTATAACAACTTCATATCAGAGGTTCAATATAAACATACACTTCCAATAAGCTCAAGCAATAACTTTAGCTAGAAGGTGAAACTTGGACCTCAACTTCACTAACAATAATCAGTTAATCCACAATTTCCCTGACACCAACATCATTCTCCTGTATTCTTGAAATAATATCAATGCGCTAAACTTGCAGCAGCATATCATATGCACTGTTTCTCAGACTCGGACTAGGCAGAAAAACTCATTGCTCCAATCATTAAGAAACTACGAGCATCCTATTAGCATAACCAACAACTTCACAGATTAGAAATCAATTAATCACATAGATTACACAAGAAAATACCAATCACTATCAGTAACGGGAAAAAGGAATAAATTTTAtacaaaccatcatcaatcactGCAATATTGTACTCATTCCAAAAAAATCTCAttaaaagaagaattaaaaaaattaccCCACTCATCTTCTTCAGTGGAAGGAGTGGTATGCACTGGAGATGGGTCCATGGAATGCAGATGATCATGGATTTTGAGTTGGTCCAGAGAGAAAAAAACTGGGAGGAATTAAACTGACGAGTCAATTCGCTAAGAATTGGAATAAAGCTGAAAACTTTATCAGACGAGTTACAGAATTTTGACGATTGGAATATACGACACTGgcaacttttttttatttccctccccctctctctctctctctctctctctctctctttagtACGGGGTCAATGGTTTTGGGTAAAGCGAAGTAAATCGATGAAAAATGGGGGAAACCCTAGCCCTCCATCAGACCTGTATATCTCCCGACTCCCAATTTCTTTATTGCAGAATGCCAGCAAAGCTACGTGGCAACTCATTTGCACGTTTAAGTGGAATGCCGAAACTGCCCTTTTATTTACTTGCATGATCTAAAATTCATCTCTCGATCTAACTAGCTCGCGAGTCGTAACATCCACTGCTTATTGTACCCTtacacagaaaaaaaaaaaaaaaaaaaagaagaagaagaagagtaaactagaataaattttaaaaaatatgtgTTGATGACACGCATATTGTTTGTGCAATCTGGAAATAaggattgttatttttttaagtttttatagaAATATATACTGTAATAATTTGATGTGTTTAAGGTAAAAAAGAAGATTAAAAATTATGTTTACAAAAAacgtaaaatttatttttttaaaaatgacaatccaaacaagggCTAAAAATTTTATATCAAATAATGTTTTAGAAACTTTTTACTACTAAACAAAATTATTACAACACTTATGAGTGattatgttgatgacatgcgTTTTTAGGTAATTGAGAAAGAAATTAGTTTTTATCCTTTGTTTTGAGGGTAAAACAAAAGTTTAAGAAGTGACgaaaatttccgcacaaaaaaaaatatgcctATTACTTTATAAGATCATACCAAAGTAACTGTTTTGATGGTTTCTTGGCGAGGAAAAGGCATAAGCCATTCTGTAATTTTCCTAAGGAAAAAATATTACGATGGTTTGGGTATAATAAACCGGAGcaccccttttttcttttatatttttcattattGGAACTTTGTTTTGTCATTTTAAGACAGGCCCAATACTTTGATTGGGCGTTGAAGCTGACTCTGGCGTTTAATACAAACAGTGGAAAATTTTGTAAGGTTTGTTCTCttctttaaattgaaaaaaaaaaatcttgaaaattTATTGAGACACATATTCTCCCTAACAAATAGAGATATTTCAGTCCATTTTCTCAAGAGAAGAGGCGGAACAAATACAAATGATCCCTCTCAGTATCCATGAAAGGCATGACAGGTTCGTTTTGCGGCATAGCAGCAGTGGAGATTACACCACCATGTCAGAATATGCTCAAGCCAAATTAAAAATGAGCAAGAAGGCCAATAAGATGTAACCAAATGAGGGATCCAACGCAAGGAAGTATGATCCTACACTATGGCATCAAGTCTGGGATCTAAACATAAAACATAAACTGAAAAACTTCCTATGGAAATGCCTTCATAACATACTACCTACAAATGAAGAAGTGTATAGAAGAACTGGCAAATGGGACAAGTGGTACAAATGCTGTGGCGAAGAGGTAGAAAGCACCTTTTTATCAACTGTAAAGCTATAGAAGAGGCTTGGAAGACATTCCCTATCAAATGGGATGGTATTCAAGAAAGCtcatggaatttctggaagtgGTAGGAAGCGTTGCAAGGTGCTAGAAGCAGAGTTAACGGCATCAGTCACATAAAAGCCACAACAAACTTCTTGTGGCAATTGTGGAAAGCAAGGAATGCCTGGAACTTCAACAAGGGAAGCACAAAAGGTTACCTGATCTCAAATAGAGCTCTAGAAGAATGGATGGAATACAAACAGATATGGGACTTTGAGAAAATGGAAAGGAAAAAGGATGATCCAGAAGAACCAATGATGACCATCACAAAAGAACTTCATGATCAACATACCACCCTAATGTTCACGGATGCAGCAATGGACAAAAAGAGAAGTAGAAGGGGATTGCGCATCGCAACAAAGAACCATAATGGAAAACTTGTCAAAACATGGGCAATCCCTATTGGAATGATGAATGATGCTGCCATACTAGAAGTTGAAGCAATCAAATCAGCCATGCTCAAAGCTCTGGAAGAAGGGTGGACATCTTTGCTTATACATTCAGATTGTAAAGGTCTAGTGAATAGAATTAATCACATATGTTTTGGGCTATCTTTGTTAGATGTGTTGGTAGAGGATATTATACATCTTAGTCGATCCTTTTGGCGATGTTCCTTCATATTTATTGGAAGGGAATATAATCGCACTAGTCATGGTTTGACAAAATTTGCCATCAACCTAATTAATGAAACAAGGTGGGAGCTAGATTTCCCTATGTGGCTTAGGACTGAAGCCCACAAAGATGTCCTGGCCGTGTGCCAGTAGTATGTATATGCTAGGAATATTGTAACCTTTCTCACATATATATTAAATGATGaccttttgacaaaaaaaagaagaagagatatTTCACATGGAAAATTAAACTTTATATGTTTCGGATCAAAATTGCTGTGGCGCGAGGAAAACTGTATGCTACTTTCAACTTGGATTTATTCTACAAATATAATAGCACATTGTGTATTTTGATGAGTTATGGTTTATTAAAGTTGGGATCCCATTTGAAGTTGTAGgattaaaaaatgaaataaattactCGATACTTGAATCAAGGTCGATTTGATAAGAGTTCATTTGACTTTGATTAGTGAACTAGTCAAATAAAGTTTGAATAGTATTTTATgcttaataaattttaaactCAGCTCAAGTTTTATTTGATTAGTATAAAATTagattttatatataaaaatttcaaattactcAGACATGactcaataatttttttttgagtttggtttggtaaataaataaacaaaatatcaaattcattaaaataataaaaaaagctcaaaacaaatatttttttaaagtatAATGACTTAAATTTGAGACATTTCATTTACACTTTCTTTTCTGAACCACCCAATCCATTATTTTCCTAAGTTCGattaaattcatttatatccctAGACATCATAAAAAAACTGATGAACATTCTTAATTTTGAAAACTCTGACATATGTCTACAAGGTAATATGTAAATTACTAACGCTCTTAATAACTTACAAGGACAAAAGAATTTATATGCTTAGGATTAGCTTGTCAGAACAAAAAAAGCTTAGGATTAGAACATTAATTCTAGAgattgtttggataggagtttatttgaatgatttatttgagataattattgTAGcaatttttgtgatgtgatacatgtgagataaaaaaggtaattgggataTGTAAagctaattattttatttcaaatattcTCAGTCCAAATACACCCTAGAGTTCGTacatatttgaaaaaaatatgtaCCTCTAGAGTTCGTaccattatttttttaattatttgaaaaaatctaTTTCAATTGCATCATAAGCAAGCTTTCCAACAATACTTTTATCTATTTAACTACTATTTTATCTCACATaaatcacatcataaaaagtataTAATGTCATTATAAATAGTTTTTCTGAATAATGGGTATCGAAATACCCTATTTTAGGttgccttttatttggaattttttttaagtagTATGTTTTTTCAACTACTGTTTTGCATTCTTTTGTGAAAGTATTGTAtagttttttttatataaaaaataaattacttCTGAAAACGCAATTTAAATGGAATCATCAGGTCCGTTCTTATTTGCGAAACAACTAAAAGGCAAGCTAAAATTATTTTCGTTTTATATTATTAGAGGTACAAAAATATCAACCTAATTTTCTAAATTGTAAACCGAATATCCAATCTGGGCCGGTCATTTTCAGACTCTACTCGTAAATAGATCAATGCCGTCGATTTAGTTCCCGATTTGAAATTCCGCCCAGTGTCACTGACACTCCAGTCCGACATGGCATAAAACCGTATTTTAAATCCGGAATTGAAGTCCGGAGTATAAATTCACTGTCCCGAAAAGGTGCACCCAGCACTAATGCTCGAAGTGTGAAATCGTTGAAAgcagagagatagagagagagggagagagagagtgaaGAGTGCAACTCGAACAGCTTCTCGGTTATCAAAGCGAGCTCAACAATCACCGTGAGttcatttttcccctttttcttacTCGTAATTTgtgttcaaattttaaatattttgctCGTTTTTCctcttaattagttatttgcCGGTATTTTTTGTGTAAAGTTGGGACTTTGTGCAGCTTAGGGTTTTTCGGTAACTCAATTTGGgaaatttgttaatttttgaTGATATTGTTACTTCATTAGTGAAATTTTGAGCTTTTTGTTTGTGTTTGTATTTAGTTACTGTCCTGTTGATACTGTAGATCTTGATTGGCTAATAATACGCGCTCTTTTTTGTGCGCAGATTGTACctacaaatttatttttttaatgcaTGCGCCTGTTAACTTTTCTGCAAAGTTTGTGCTGCATTTGTTATGAATTACTGCTTTTATGCCTTTTTTCCCTTCTCCTTTTGTGTTTAACTCAATATTCTCCTCATTTGATTTTGTGCGTATGTGCTGTTTACTAATTAATTTTGTTGGTTTTTGCCCCTTGTTGAGCAAAGGCTGGATTTTTGGTTTGGAGTATTTGTttgaagtttatttgaaatggGAGAGGAAGATGCTGTGCCTGAGGTAGCAGAGGCCACAGCAAATGGGGAAGCTGCTCCAGAGGAAAAGAGTGGAACAGGGgcagagaaggtggaaaaagaaGAAGTAACTGAAATGGAAGAGGACAAGAAAGATGATGAGAATGTTGAGGATCAGAAAATGGATGTAGACAAAGAAGgtgaagaaactgaagaaaagaaagaagaatttgagggagaagaaaaagagggcaaAGTGGAAGAAGGAAATGAAGAGAATAAGGGTGAGGAGGTGGAAGAGGATGCAGGCACTAAAGTGAATGAAGAGAATGAGGAGGAGAAGGTTGAAGCAGAAGTTGACGGATTgaaagaggaaaaggaaaacttGGAAGATGTTAAAGAGGATAAAGAAAGTGTTAAAGAGCAGAAAGGTTCAAAAAAGCGTTCAAAAAGAAAGCCCGTTTCTGGGGAAAAGgacaaaagcaagaaaaaggaggtggaaaagaaaaagaaagaggagccAAAAACTCCTGCTGCTCCTGCAATTGAACGGCCTGTACGTGAAAGGAAATCTGTAGAGAGGCTGGTGGCAGCAATTGACAATGAAGGTGCCAAAGAATTCCGTATTGAAAAGGTTCTCATCCCCCTTTCCTGTTATTTCTGTGTTTTGTTGGCTTAGAGGGAAAAAtacattagttttgttttttaatttacCTTCTTGCTTGGAGATTTACTTTGTGTTTTAATTGTTATCCAGGGTCATGGAACTGCTCTAAAAGATATCCCTAATGGTATATTTCTAGACAATTTCTATTCTGCTTGCATTTGCAaatcttttttttcaataaatgtGCTTGTCATTTTCTTTCTGATGGGAGCAATATGCAACCCTTTAACCGGGCAAAAGATACTTCCCTGCTGTGATGCAACTATCTACTTCTAATTGGCCCATCAATCTAATTTCATAGTCAGCTCCCTCTTTTTGGTTGTTGGATTATGTGGTATGTTGGTAGTAGCCCAAATCTAAATGAAATAATACTGCTGCTAGTAAGTGCTGAACCATTGGTATGCCAGGAGAATATCTTAAATGCTATAAATTGCTTGTCTATGGTGGATTTATTGTCTCAACTATCACTCAATTTTGATATGTTTTAtttaagctttttttttttgaaaagttgTATGTAAACTGTTTTGTGTTTCCAATTGTAATGGATGTCTATCTGTTATCTGCTACTTGGGTTCAaagcatttttctttttggaatttTCTCGTCCTTGTCTATTTAGTCAAATAGATGGATGCTTCTCCCAAATATGGATAAATGGTCTCTTTGTTATTGTGGTACAAGGAGTTTCAACATAGTTATCAGTCATGGTATATCGCTGCTCTACATGAGAGCATAGGGACAGTGTTGGGATGATTGGTTAGAACTTAACAACGAAACAGTTGCTTAAGCAAAGTTTGGTTATTGAAGAAAATACGTTGGCCATAGGTTAGTTACATCAGAAATTGGTAAAAGATTATTT
Above is a genomic segment from Coffea eugenioides isolate CCC68of chromosome 5, Ceug_1.0, whole genome shotgun sequence containing:
- the LOC113772144 gene encoding uncharacterized protein LOC113772144; the protein is MDPSPVHTTPSTEEDEWDTDGFVIPSLGISNSDQKKSDSPGVADPNVSVKAKKDDYIYLGPHGAPPSHTRQQEQNSSSRKQRFKQKLKEADGRFGGTGREDKVDNLRELVGGKMPVNPSKSSSRDWLDPHCHESQFERKHL